The following nucleotide sequence is from Candidatus Omnitrophota bacterium.
AAGCCATGGCGCATATCTCGGACGCCGGCAAAATAGCTATCACGCCTGAAGTAAAAGAAATCAGTGAGCGTTTGTCAAAACTTATGGGCGGATCCAAGCCGGCTGTTGTAAAGCCCGATGCCGCTGGGGCAAAAAAGATTGCTCCAAAGGCGGAGAAAGAAACAGCGGCGAAAAAGCCCGCGGCAGAAAAAAAACCGGTAAAAAAACAGGAAGCCGCAAAAAAAGAAGAGGTTGTGCGGGAAATACTCAAGCCGGAGAACAAGGCGGAAATGCCTTATCCGACTTCTTTGTTTATTCTGCTCGCCCTGAACCTTATGGCGGTTATGGCCCTGGGGTATTTTGTCGCTGCGGCTTTTTCTAAGAAGAAAGAATCCAAGCTCATGGAAGAGGAGAGGAGGATTTCGCAAATAGTGCAAACGCTCGGCAGCAAGGGGGAATATCAGGCGATTTTACAGAATCAGAAGGAAATGCAGAACGCTCTGGCTAAACTGCCTGAGGAAACATCAATGATGAAACTTCAGAATGCCGAAGTCATCAAACTGATAGAGAGACTGACAAAAAGTAAGACAGGCACCAATATAGAGCTGTCTTCCCATTCGCCCCGGGCGGGTATCGCCGGAGTGGACGATACCGCCAGGGTCAGGGCGGATACGGTTGAGCTGCTGGCTGAAATGTTCAAGGACTCGCCTATTATGGAAGAGCTTCTCGATCCCTATCTGCAGGATCCCAATAACAGGGTGAGGGGCAACGCGGCTATCGCCCTCTTTCCGCGGAACAGGCGCCGCGCTCTGGATAATGTCTCGGAGATGGGCAAGGCGGATGACGTCTGGATGAGGATGACCTCGGCATGGGCCTGCGGTGAAATGGGCGTTTCAGAGGGTGTTAAAATAATGACGCCTCTTTTAAATGACAGTTCTTTTCATGTCCGCAAAAGGGCGCTCGCGTCTTTCAAGAAACTGAAGGATGCCGGAATAGAACTGCCCATAGAAACAGAACAGAAGATGCTGGAGATAGAGGCCGAGGATAAGGAAAATTAAACAATATTCCGGTTTTTCCGTTTTCGGAGTAAAATCATAAGTATGGGGAAAAGAATCGCTTTTCTGGTTAAAGGCGTTTTCGCGGCCTTTGCAATAGGGGCGTCTTTTTGTTTTGCCGTGCCCGCTCCGACAGGGCTTTTGTGCAACAATAAAACAAATCCCGTGTACGTGGAATCGCCGGAGCCCTCTTTCGGCTGGAGCGCCTCAACGCAGGTGGCGTACAGGCTGCTTGTTTCCACATCCAATGATTTCGGCATTATAAAATGGGATACTGAAATAGAGACGAGTTCGGTCAAATCCTGTGTTTACGGCGGTGTGCCGCTTTCCGGAAACACGACATATTACTGGAAAGTAAAGGTTTCCTCATCTTCCGGAGAATATTCGCAGTATTCGGATACGGCAACATTCAGGATGAATTTGTTTTTGAAAAAAGCTTCTTTCGCCGGCGCCGACCTGAACGCGTTTGAAGATGTCGGTTCCATAGGCGTCGGAGATCTTGATAATGACGGTTATATTGACATTGTGCTCGGAGGCACGGGAACGGAGGCCATGTTGCGTTTTTATAGAAATGACGGAACGGGCGCCTTTGACCTGATCTTTTCCACGCTATCGGGTAAGCAGATGGGCGGGGTGCTGATAAGAGACATCAACAATGACGGCTTAAACGATGTTATCGCCGCGGCCGAAATAGGCGGCGGCGCGGCCAATCAAAGTTCCGTTGTCCTCATAAACATGGGCGGTTTTATTTTTCAATTCTCTGCCGAGTTTAACCCTAAAAAAACCTCTTCCGCCGCTTGTTTTGATTTTAACAGGGACGGCAAATACGATATAATAGAGGGGCTTACGACCGGCGGGGTTTGGCCGGGGGCAACGGGGGAACAAAACACTTTTTACGCAGGCCAGGGAAACGGCCAGTTCGCATCCGCCGCGTTTTTCGGGGATCTGAACGAAACCAACTCCCTGGCTTCCGCTGATTTTGACAATGACGGCATTCTTGATCTTGTGGTGCTGAATTATAAAAACGATACGGATTCCACCTTTACCCCCCATGCTTATGCTCAGGTTTATAAAGGTGACGGCTCCGGGGGATTTTCCGCCGTTCCCGATTGGGTGTCTCCCGCTCCGGATTATTTCAATGCCGCGGGGATAGGGGATTTTAACGGCGACGGCTTGTGCGATTTTATAGCCGCCACAAGAGGCCCGAGCGAGACATGCGTCCTCACGGAAATAGGGATATGGATAAACGGCGGAAATATGACATTTACAAAAGATTTCTCGGTCGGAGGACCCCGCGCTTTCGCCACCTCGCTGGCCGTGGCAGATTTGGATAACGACGGAGATCTGGATTTCATAGTAGGCTGGTACCGTCTTGGCGTCGGGAAATACACGCGGGTTTATATGAATGACGGCAGTGGCGATTTTTCTCTGCTGGATGAGACGGAAAACACGGTGTACGCCCAATGTGTGGCAATAGCGGATTTTGACAGTGATGGTGACCTTGATTATGTCGCCGGCCACGGCGATGGCTGTGAGGTTTATTATTCAACGCTATCGGATGATGATCCTAACAGTTCTCCGGCGGCGCCGTTTTCGGGAATGGATTTCGCCTGGCAATCGGGAAAGCTGCATCTTAAATGGGGCTCTGGCGCTGATGGGGAGACGCCTGATGATCTTCTGCAGTATGATCTGGCCCTCCGCGATGATGCGGGGAATGTGGTCATTTCCACCGTATCGGGCACGGTGTTCAGCGAGTGCTCCGGATTTTACGGTAATATGCTCTATAGTTCATGGACATTGTTGAATGTTCCGCGCAAAACATACTTTTTTTCTGTCGCGGCGTTGGACGCGCAGGGCGCCAGGAGCGCACCTTCTTCCGAGGTCACCGTCAATGAAAAATCATATCCCGGCTGGGAGGCAGACAATGTTCTGCTGTCCACCTGTACGCGCAACTACACTTTGGCGGAGATTCTGATAGATCCGGCGAAAAAAGGCGTGATCGTCACGGTTTTTAAATTAAAGGATCTTGAAAGCAATCAATGTACGCTTAAAGATTTTGAATATTCCCTTGACGCCGGGTTATCGTGGGATTCGCTCGACGCGTCTCTGGTTTGCACGGGTTTTGATTCTTCTTTTACTTCGGCGGAGACATTAAGCGCTTCCGCCAGACACACTTTCTACTGGAAGACGAATCACGCGTCAAATCCGGCAGTCGTTAGATCAACGCAATGCGAGACCGTCAGCATAAGATTTAAAGCCAATGACGGATACGCGGACAGCGGATATTGTGTTTCCGGGGTTTTTGAAATAGATAATGAGAGGCCGGAGACTCCGGGGGATCTTTCTCCAACGGGCGTTTATACATCAACCAGCGTGACGCTCAGCTTCGGATCTCCTTCAGCCGACGTGAATTTTGACGAATACATCATATATTATAACGATGATCCGTCGGGTATTGTGAATGATTCCGGCGATAGTATCGGTTCATGGCAAGCCGCGGATGATATTAATCTGGACGCGGAAGATTTCAACGGAGTTTCTTCCACGACAATAACCGGCCTCAGCGACAACACCACTTATTATTTCCGTATTTACGCATATGACACCTTCGGGAACAGCATGGGTTCCGACGATAAAGCCGTGGCGGCTACCAATAACAGGCCGACGCTGAGCGCTATCTCCGTTTCGCAGAGAAGTGACGGCAGCGGGAATGTGGATTTTCTTTACAGGGGCTTTGACGCGAATAATGATTCGTGGTCATATGAGGGCCTTTTTTTAAAGAATTTTGACGGGGCGATGATAGGAATCTCATCTAATACAGCAGACAGCGCTTTCTCCGATCCTTTGTATTTTTGCTCGACAGGCTCTCTTCAGGATTTTGTCTTTAACGCGTTGAACGATATCGGGAAGGTTTATTATAACAATGTTAAAGTGACCTTTATTATTTCTGACGGCATTGACGAATCCGCCCGGCTTTATTCGTCCTCTTTTATGCTGGACACGCTGGAGCCTTCGGGAATAACGCGTTTCAGTCACAGGGGGCACGACTCTTCCCATGTACAGCTCCAATGGAATCTCAATGATGATGACACATCTATCTCTGTGATAGAGCATAATTTTTTGAAATATGTGGTCTATTACAGCACTTCTCCGGGTGTGGATGAATATTGTCTCTCGTGGGGGCCGGTACAGCAGACGGCGCTGGGGTCGATCACCACGCGTATCGCCAATGTGGGTGATTATGTTGATGAGCACGGAGAGCACATTATCGTCCTTTCAGCAGGCACCAGATATTATTTCAGGCTCTGCGTTTATGATTCTTTTGGAAACACCTTCTGGCCTGAAGAGGAGATCAGCGTTATCACCGGAGACGGGCCATCATCATGGATGGAGAATGTCCCGAAGCAGTCTTCTTCCGGCGACGGAAGGATATCTGCGCGAATTTTTTGTTCGCATCCGGATGATTTTGATTCTTTTGTCAATGTGAGTTATTCCACAAGCGGCTCCGGCGCGGGGGCGTCATGGCACGCTGTTACATTATCTACGGCCGTGACAGCTTTTTATTTTGACGGCGCGTTTCAGCCCCTCATTCCCCCCCCGGAAGTGGATAATGCCAATTATTTTCAGATAGGCACAGCACAAGAACCGCTCATTACGTCTTCCGGTACCCGCGTCGCGCTGGATGTGGTGTGGAAAAGCGCGGAGGATCTTCCGGGCGCCTTATATGGAAGCGTTTTTTTGAGAACTCTCGTAAAAGATGTATACGGTGTGACACAGTTTTCAGCGGCCGTATCAAATTCTTTTACCGTGGATAACCTGAAACCGGTTCCCGGGAGCGCCCTCTACAGCCACGGAGACGAAGCCTATTCCCCTGTAAATTCCGCGGAACTGATTATTTTTTGCAATAAAAGTCCCGATGTTATTTCCTATGAAAATATTTTCATATCGACATCGCCGCTTTTTCCTGACGGGTCTTCGCCGAGGATAAGTCTTGAAGAGACGGAATATGACGAGGCATCATCTTCATCAACTCTATATTTTAATCTGTCGCTTGAAAAATGGCGTCAGATAGCTTTTTGGGGCAGGAGCGCGGAGAGTTTGTATATTCATCTGTCGTCCGCATCCATTAGAGATTCCGCGGGCAACACGCCGGATGAAACAAGCATGGAAATTGCCTGGATCAAAGACACTACCCCCCCCTATCCGGAAAACCAGTTTTACGCTCAGAATGAGAGTGATCCGGCAAAATTATCGGGTTTCCGGCTGCAGTTCAACGATGAGATATCGGGCTGGGCGGAAGATATCGGTACGCTTTTGTCTGTCTACACTTCCAGAACCGGCCCTGAAACAAAGGTGACATTTGAAGACGGAATAACCATCAGCAGCGCCTCTGCGAATATTTTCTGGTTTTATCCATCTGAAGATAAGCATGTAGAGCTTTTAAATTTCGGTATAACTACACTTTATTTGGCCTGCGGCGGATTGGGTTATGATTACTCCGGCAACTGGCTCGAGAGCATAAGCAGGGAAAACGCCCTCTCTGTCCCCCTGACGCGAGAGACCAGCGCCCCGTGGGTTATTGATTACGCGCCGGATACCCTCCTTAAATCAGACGTTGACGCTGATATATGGATCAGTTTCAGCGAATCTCTTCATTCCGACTCGGTGACGACCGCGAATGTTTATCTGACAAAAATCAAAAATTCGCAGGGCCTATCCGTTTTCGAAAATGTTCTTTCGGCGATAAATTATATTTCTTCGTCCTGCGTAGTGACCGTCTCGCCTTATTCTCTTCTGGAATACGGGT
It contains:
- a CDS encoding HEAT repeat domain-containing protein codes for the protein MKKINIFNGGTGLILSPKELMKSIIIFTAFCAFVRAEIDPRAFGAAFENFLTGNYEAAFKDSSELYKTDPSEKRVRDLHHKTLVKMALLMESRKDYAKAMAHISDAGKIAITPEVKEISERLSKLMGGSKPAVVKPDAAGAKKIAPKAEKETAAKKPAAEKKPVKKQEAAKKEEVVREILKPENKAEMPYPTSLFILLALNLMAVMALGYFVAAAFSKKKESKLMEEERRISQIVQTLGSKGEYQAILQNQKEMQNALAKLPEETSMMKLQNAEVIKLIERLTKSKTGTNIELSSHSPRAGIAGVDDTARVRADTVELLAEMFKDSPIMEELLDPYLQDPNNRVRGNAAIALFPRNRRRALDNVSEMGKADDVWMRMTSAWACGEMGVSEGVKIMTPLLNDSSFHVRKRALASFKKLKDAGIELPIETEQKMLEIEAEDKEN
- a CDS encoding T9SS type A sorting domain-containing protein, which translates into the protein MGKRIAFLVKGVFAAFAIGASFCFAVPAPTGLLCNNKTNPVYVESPEPSFGWSASTQVAYRLLVSTSNDFGIIKWDTEIETSSVKSCVYGGVPLSGNTTYYWKVKVSSSSGEYSQYSDTATFRMNLFLKKASFAGADLNAFEDVGSIGVGDLDNDGYIDIVLGGTGTEAMLRFYRNDGTGAFDLIFSTLSGKQMGGVLIRDINNDGLNDVIAAAEIGGGAANQSSVVLINMGGFIFQFSAEFNPKKTSSAACFDFNRDGKYDIIEGLTTGGVWPGATGEQNTFYAGQGNGQFASAAFFGDLNETNSLASADFDNDGILDLVVLNYKNDTDSTFTPHAYAQVYKGDGSGGFSAVPDWVSPAPDYFNAAGIGDFNGDGLCDFIAATRGPSETCVLTEIGIWINGGNMTFTKDFSVGGPRAFATSLAVADLDNDGDLDFIVGWYRLGVGKYTRVYMNDGSGDFSLLDETENTVYAQCVAIADFDSDGDLDYVAGHGDGCEVYYSTLSDDDPNSSPAAPFSGMDFAWQSGKLHLKWGSGADGETPDDLLQYDLALRDDAGNVVISTVSGTVFSECSGFYGNMLYSSWTLLNVPRKTYFFSVAALDAQGARSAPSSEVTVNEKSYPGWEADNVLLSTCTRNYTLAEILIDPAKKGVIVTVFKLKDLESNQCTLKDFEYSLDAGLSWDSLDASLVCTGFDSSFTSAETLSASARHTFYWKTNHASNPAVVRSTQCETVSIRFKANDGYADSGYCVSGVFEIDNERPETPGDLSPTGVYTSTSVTLSFGSPSADVNFDEYIIYYNDDPSGIVNDSGDSIGSWQAADDINLDAEDFNGVSSTTITGLSDNTTYYFRIYAYDTFGNSMGSDDKAVAATNNRPTLSAISVSQRSDGSGNVDFLYRGFDANNDSWSYEGLFLKNFDGAMIGISSNTADSAFSDPLYFCSTGSLQDFVFNALNDIGKVYYNNVKVTFIISDGIDESARLYSSSFMLDTLEPSGITRFSHRGHDSSHVQLQWNLNDDDTSISVIEHNFLKYVVYYSTSPGVDEYCLSWGPVQQTALGSITTRIANVGDYVDEHGEHIIVLSAGTRYYFRLCVYDSFGNTFWPEEEISVITGDGPSSWMENVPKQSSSGDGRISARIFCSHPDDFDSFVNVSYSTSGSGAGASWHAVTLSTAVTAFYFDGAFQPLIPPPEVDNANYFQIGTAQEPLITSSGTRVALDVVWKSAEDLPGALYGSVFLRTLVKDVYGVTQFSAAVSNSFTVDNLKPVPGSALYSHGDEAYSPVNSAELIIFCNKSPDVISYENIFISTSPLFPDGSSPRISLEETEYDEASSSSTLYFNLSLEKWRQIAFWGRSAESLYIHLSSASIRDSAGNTPDETSMEIAWIKDTTPPYPENQFYAQNESDPAKLSGFRLQFNDEISGWAEDIGTLLSVYTSRTGPETKVTFEDGITISSASANIFWFYPSEDKHVELLNFGITTLYLACGGLGYDYSGNWLESISRENALSVPLTRETSAPWVIDYAPDTLLKSDVDADIWISFSESLHSDSVTTANVYLTKIKNSQGLSVFENVLSAINYISSSCVVTVSPYSLLEYGCGYRLTVTTGICDISLNHMLSVFSFEFETLFDLSSGFTLSTGPAAITVPEGTLSGSGRIEMLLDDENEKIYAAFLRESAMGLPAHSRIIGGVVTLELYDDFDNVISTTFADSVTLSFSYEDSEPDGFVDGLSPPVRVESLAIYWLSDTTSWIKLSSSRLVKSQKKVQADLWHFSTYALMGGPLFSIDDAHPYPVPYKKSEDIGNGIIFSFPSGSDAKIEIYDIMGRLLKEFSYTDATASPPGLFTGWTDVKLPSGVYIYRIKSGENEKRGKLVIIQ